In Xyrauchen texanus isolate HMW12.3.18 chromosome 13, RBS_HiC_50CHRs, whole genome shotgun sequence, a single genomic region encodes these proteins:
- the LOC127654493 gene encoding LOW QUALITY PROTEIN: dynactin subunit 2-like (The sequence of the model RefSeq protein was modified relative to this genomic sequence to represent the inferred CDS: inserted 1 base in 1 codon), producing the protein MADPKYANLPGIASNEPDVYETCDLPEDDQAQFESEELCSDSVERIVVNPNAAYDKFKDKHVGTKGLDFSDRISKSSRVGYESGDYELLAEGCGVKETPQQKYQRLVNEIHELCQDVEHIQVSTKESGEEERLTPVALAQQAAQLKQQLVSAHLDXLLGPNAHINLTDPDGALAKRLLTQLEVARGVRSSAGGEGKTAPPKGPDGVILYELHSRPEQEKFTESAKVAELERRLAELETAVGSGADKQGPLSAGVQGASLTDTILLLQARVSALDAATLDQVEARLQSVLGKMNEIAKHKAAIEDAETQNKVSQLYDVVQKWDAMATSLPQVVQRLIAVKELHEQAMQFGQLLTHLDTTQQMINNSLKDNTTLLSQVQQTMKENLVSVEENFGALDQRMQKLSK; encoded by the exons ATGGCTGACCCGAAGTATGCCAACCTGCCTGGCATC GCATCCAACGAGCCTGATGTGTATGAGACATGTGATCTGCCCGAGGATGATCAGGCCCAGTTTGagtcg GAGGAGTTGTGCAGCGACAGCGTGGAGCGGATTGTCGTCAATCCAAACGCCGCCTACGACAAATTCAAAGACAAACACGTCGGCACAAAGGGTCTGG ATTTCTCTGATCGCATCAGTAAGAGTAGCAGGGTGGGCTACGAGTCTGGAGATTACGAGCTT TTAGCGGAGGGTTGTGGGGTGAAAGAAACTCCACAGCAGAAATATCAACGACTGGTGAATGAGATTCATGAGCTGTGCCAGGACGTGGAGCATAttcag GTGAGCACTAAAGAGAGCGGTGAAGAAGAGCGTCTCACTCCAGTGGCGTTGGCACAGCAGGCGGCACAGCTCAAACAGCAGCTGGTATCTGCTCATCTGG TCCTGTTGGGACCAAACGCTCATATCAACCTCACCGACCCGGACGGAGCGCTGGCCAA GCGGTTGTTGACTCAGTTGGAGGTGGCGCGGGGTGTGCGGAGCTCTGCGGGCGGCGAGGGGAAGACGGCGCCACCCAAAGGCCCTGATGGAGTGATTCTGTACGAGCTCCACAGTCGACCAGAGCAGGAGAAGTTCACTGAATCTGCAAAG GTTGCTGAGCTAGAGAGGCGATTGGCTGAACTAGAGACCGCTGTGGGATCGGGAGCAGATAAACAG GGTCCTCTCAGCGCAGGGGTTCAGGGAGCAAGTCTCACG GACACTATACTGCTGCTGCAGGCTCGAGTGAGCGCACTGGACGCCGCGACTCTGGACCAGGTCGAAGCCAGGCTACAG AGCGTTCtgggaaaaatgaatgaaatcgcAAAGCACAAGGCTGCCATTGAGGACGCTGAGACCCAAAATAAG GTGTCGCAGCTGTATGATGTCGTTCAGAAGTGGGATGCGATGGCGACCTCACTTCCTCAGGTGGTACAGAGACTGATCGCTGTTAAAGAACTACATGAGCAGG cgaTGCAGTTTGGGCAGCTGTTGACTCATCTGGACACGACACAACAAATGATCAACAACTCACTGAAGGACAACACTACTCTACtatcacag gtgCAACAAACCATGAAGGAGAACCTGGTGTCTGTGGAAGAAAACTTTGGCGCTCTGGACCAGAGAATGCAGAAACTGTCCAAATAA